CGCTTTTGATCGAGGTGGCAAACTTCAACAAGTCGTCAATCAGAGAGACATCTAAGAAGATCGGTCTTCGTACGGAGGCGTCTGCAAGATTCGAGAAAGGCGTCAGTCCGGAGCTGGTGATCGACGCACTTAACAGAGTCTGCAATTTGATCGAACTCTTGGGAGCAGGTCAAATCGTCGGCGGAATACTGGACGAATATCCTGTCAAACAGGTCATCAAGCCGGTCGTTGTTAGACCGGCTAGGATCAATAAGGTGCTAGGCACTGATCTTACAGCGCTTGAGATCATAGAGATACTTGAGACTTTAGGGTGCGGTATCGAAACAAATTCAGGCAGTAATATGAACATCATCGGATCGAGCTTTAACGAGATCAGTGTGAAACCGCCTTACTATAGAATGGATCTTGTAAGCGAGATTGATTTTGTAGAAGAAGTGGGTCGTATCTTCGGTTACGATAAAATCAACTCTACACTACCAAACGACCACGCGATCGGTCAGCTGACTCAAAGACAAAGCGCTGAGCAAAAGGTGCGTAGCGCGCTTACCGGTGCGGGTCTTAGTGAAATCTGCACCTACTCCTTCATCAGTCCTAAGACGCTTGACCTACTCAATATCGACAGCGACAGCGAAATCAGAAAGACTGTGATGATCAGAAACCCATTAGGTGAGGAGTTCAGCATGATGCGACCTACCCTGATGGCGAACATGCTACAGGTCATGAGCAGAAACATCAAGCGCCAGGCGGATGAAGTGAAGCTATATGAGGTTGGTAACGTCTTTTTACCTAAGGAATACCCGGTGACTGGCGAACCGATCGAAAAGCGTAAAGTGATTGTCGGCGTGGCTGGCGAGCATGAGGACTTCTTCACACTAAAAGGAGCTGTTGAAACTCTCCTTAGCAGAATCAAGGTGAGCGGTGTCACTTATAGCACTGAGAAGAACGAGTCTACTTTCCACCCAGGAAGATGTGCGAACATCCTATTGAACAATGAGGTGATCGGCATCATGGGTGAGGTGCATCCTGCGGTTCAGGACGCCTACGAAGTAAGCAAAAGACTCTATCTTGCAGAATTCGACTTTGACGCGGTGGTTGCCGCATCTGAGTCGGACAAGCTGTTTACAGCGCTTCCTAAGTTCCCTACGGCTACAAGGGACATAGCAATCACCATCTCTAAAGAGGTACTCAACCAAGAGGTGCTCGACGTGATTTTAAAACACGGCGGCGACTTGTTGGAATCGGTCAAGCTCTTCGATGTTTATGAAGGCGAGCAAATCGAAGCCGGTAAAAAATCGATGGCGTATGCCCTTAGCTTTAGAGCGGCGGACAGAACGCTTGTCGAGGAAGATATCACCGGTTCTTTCGAAAAAATCAGAATCGCTCTTGAAGAGACACTTAAGGCTGAAATCAGATAATTCAATATAAAGACATCAGAGTAGACAAGGTCATCAGTGACTTTGTCTACTTTTTTTAGGTGTCATCGGCTGTTAGGGTGAATTAGTGTGACAAATACGTGATTTTTTGAGATAAGCCATTCCAATGCTTCTATTTGCTTGGTATAATGAGTAAGATAGCAACAAATCTAACTATATGTGAAATAGGAGCGTCCATATGTCGTCTAAAAATAGAGTCGAAGTTAAAATATTGGGTCAAGAGTATAAGTTGGTAAGCGATGATTCACGCGAATATATGCAAAGTCTTGCAAACTATGTAGATGACCGCATGCTTGAAATTGCAGAATCGAATAAAAAACTGTCTACTGCGATGACTGCCGTTTTGACTGCGCTTAATATTGGAGATGACTATTTTAAATTAAAGATGGAAAACGATACGCTTAAAAAGCGTATGACCAATCCCATGTTCGATATGGACAACACGAAGCAAAAGCTTGTCAATTTCAACACGGAGCTTGAAAAGCGAAATAAGGAATACGAAGTGATGATCGCCAAGGTGGAGGAACTGCTTGAAAGTTCAAGCGTTTACGAAGAAGAGCTCGAAGCGCTTAAGGAAAAACTGAATATTTTAAGTTATGAACTGGATACCAAAGAAAAGCGTATTATCGAGTCGGACTATACGATCAAGAATTTAGAGAGTCAGATTATAGATATTAAAAGAGGTAAACGTGATTCAATCACGATAACAGACGAAGATTAACGAACCCTCGGCGGCGCTAATAAGTGTTAGCCGAGGATTTTTATTAGGAGGCACTTATGCACGAACTTTTAGCACCGGTAGGAAATTTTGAAATGCTTATGGCCGCGATCGACGGCGGTGCCGATGCGGTTTTCCTGTCTGGCCCACAGTACGGCGCAAGGGCCAAGCAAGCGAACTTTTCAGAAGAGGATTTGATCAAGGCGATTGAAATCGCACATGACTATGACGTCTCTGTGATGGTTACGCTCAACACGCTGATAAAGGAACATGAGTTTGAAGCATGCAAAACCTATATCGGATGGCTATATGAGATTGGCGTTGACGCCCTGATCGTGCAAGACTTAGGTGTGATCAACTATGCGAGAACCGCCTTTAAGGATATGGAACTCCATGGTAGTACCCAGATGGCCGTATATGATATAAACGGTGTAAAGGCTGCAAAAGCCCTTGGTCTTTCAAGAGTGGTCGTAGCAAGAGAAACGCCTCTTAGTGTGGTGAAGGAAATGCTTGGTGTTGAAGGGATCGAGCTCGAGGTTTTTGTGCATGGCGCCTTGTGTTACGGTTATTCGGGCCAGTGTCTCTTAAGCAGTGTACAAGGAGGCCGCAGTGGAAACAGAGGGCAATGCGCCCAACCCTGCAGGCTCAAGTATAGTCTGGACGGCAGCAACCCCAACTATGCGATGAGTATGAAGGATTTGAGCACGATTGACGGAATCGATGCCTTAAAAGCGCTTGATATCGCTTGCTTTAAAATCGAGGGAAGATTGAGGCACCCGGATTACGTCTATCACACGGTAAAGGCTTATCGCAGCGCGATCGACGGCGTAGGTGATGAACTGCTTGACACGCTTAAAGACAAGATGTTCAAGGCCTTTAACAGGGACTATACGGGCGGACATCTGTTAAACGATTCAAAAAAACTGAATTTCGACCTTGGAACGAACAAGGGTGAGTATATAGGAAAGACGCTGGAGTCGAGATCGAAGTTTAAACTGAAGATTAAACTGGAGAACGCGATCTACAAAGGCGACGGATTAAAAATAATTATAGACGATCATTCCAAAGGCATCGAGGTCTTTAACATATATACTAAAGAAGGTGTGAAAACATCAGCCGAAGAAGGGGAGTACGTCGAAATAGATTTTAACGGCAAAGTCGGCAAGGGATGCGTGGTATTTAGGACACGGTCTGCAAAACTTACAGAGGACCGACTTGAAGCCGGTGCCAAGAAGATGCCGCTCGCACTTAGACTGACGGTTGATAATGACCTGAACATGACTCTGCATGCGAGCGCATATCATGAATCGGTATCGGTTACGAGCCCTGAAAAGGCGCAAATCGCCAACAATAGGCCTGCAGATAAAGAAAGCCTTAGGCAGAACCTTGAAAAACTTGGAGGCACACCTTTTAAACTGGTGGACTTCGAGTTTGAGTCTGAACATGAGCTGTTTATTCCAAAAAGTGTAGTCAACGAACTTAGACGCCTTGCGATCGACGAACTCTTAAGAATCCACCGCATGCGATACCTTCGAGTTTTAGGTGAGAATGTCCCACAAGAGACAATCGTACCTTCTTTCAACGAGAAGGTGCACTGTTACGTTTCGTCGCAGGAGCAGATCGATAGCTTACAAGGAATATTGCAAGTGGATCTTTTCTCTTATGACCCGGCGCTGGTTACAGCAAACGATGGGGTTGTAAGTCAAGCGATAAGACCCTTTAGCAACATGATCAGCAAACTTGTGAACGAACGGGCGATCAGTGTATCGAACATAGGTCACAAAGAGGTGTGCAGTAATGCGAAGATTTATGATTTTCATAGTACGGTGATGAACGGCTACGCTTTTTACCAGCTATCGAAACTTGGCATTGAGGATATCACATGGTCTGTGGAGCTAACGGCAGACGAGGTGATCCGATCGATTAAGAAGTATGGCGGCAGAGCCTTTGCCTACGGCAAGGTCCCTGTGATGTATACAAGAACCTGCCCCATGAAAGAAAAGGGTCAAGACTGCAAAACATGTGAGGAGCACTTTACGCTAAGGCAGAAGAACCACGGTACGCTTCATGTGACCTGTGCGAACCGCGTGCTTCAATATTTGACAGAACAGCCTCTTGTAAGAAACGAGTTATGGATGGAACATGCTATTCCTGTAAGCGTCTTCTTCACCGATGAGACAGAGGTGCAGATAGAACAGATCATCCACGCAATTCTAAATCACGAACCCCTAACACTGGATAAATTAAACGCATATGAGCAACCGATTAAGTAAAGGTGAGTCAGATGAATGAAAAAAGTTTGCGCGTACTCGAGTACGCTAAAATAAAGAACATGGTCAGGGAGTACTGCGTCTCAAACCATGCGAAAAAAACAGTCGATGAGCTGATGCCGTCGACTGAGGTGGAGGATGTCGTCAACTGGCAGGCAGAAACCACAGAAGCGTCGCGAGTGCTTCTGAAATCCAGCAATATCCATATGGGCCGAATCGGGGAACTTGAAGAGTATTTGAAAATCGCATCCATCGGTTCGACACTCTTTAACAGGTCGCTGCTTGAAATTGGCGACACCCTTAGGACGGCGAGGCTGTTAAAAAAATACATCGAAAGGCAACCTGATGAGACACTAGATATTCCAGTATTGCTTGGCTATTCAGGTCAGATGTATGAGTTTAAAACTATAGAAGAAGCTATCGAGCGTTGTATTATTTCAGATACGGAGATGTCTGACAACGCATCGGCAAAGCTAAGGCAGATAAGAAAATCGATCGACAGCAAGCATGCGCAAATAAGGTCGAGGCTTGATAAGATCGTTTCTTCGGACTCGATGCAAAAATACCTTCAAGATGCGCTTGTGACCATCAGACAGGACCGATTCGTCATCCCTGTCAAGTCGGAGCACAAGTCGCATATCAAAGGTCTAGTGCACGACCAGTCGGCAAGTGGAGCCACTTTTTATATCGAACCGATGGAAATTGTTGAACTCAACAATCAGCTCAGAGAACTCGGTATCGACGAGCAAAGGGAAATCGAAAGAATTCTTTTAGAACTGACAGGCATGGTGGCAGAGCATGTCGATGCGATCAGAAGCACCTATGAGGCGCTTGTGCATTTGGATTTTGTTTTTGCAAAAGCCAAGCTGTCGGTGAAGATGAGAGCGGTCGAGCCTGTGTTAAGCGAGACGCCCTACATAAGAATCAAAAACGGAAAACATCCTCTTATACCGAGCGATGAGGTAGTACCGACCAACTTCTATCTGGGAGACAGTTTTGAATCCCTACTGATCACAGGTCCCAACACCGGGGGTAAGACGGTAACGATAAAAACGGTCGGACTGTTTTCGCTTATGTATCAGAGCGGACTACACGTTCCTGCCGACCACGGAACCACCATGCCGATTTTAAGCGCAGTCTATGCGGATATCGGCGATGAACAGTCTATCGAGCAAAGTCTGTCGACTTTCTCATCGCATATGACCAACATCGTGGATATTCTGGACCATGTCAGTCCTAACTGTCTGGTTCTATTTGACGAACTCGGAGCCGGTACCGATCCAACTGAGGGGGCGGCGCTAGCCATGGCCATATTGAAGTATGTAAAGGCCTGCGGAGCGTTAAGTGTTGCAACTACCCACTATTCTGAATTAAAACAATTTGCGCTCACCAACGAAGGTTTTGAAAACGCGTCGGTGGAGTTTGATGTGGAGACGTTGTCGCCGACCTATCGTCTTTTGATCGGTGTGCCAGGAAAATCAAACGCATTTGAAATAAGCAGAAAGCTGGGTTTAAACCATCATATAATCGAGAGTGCGGGCCACTTTATCGATAACGACAGCATCGAATTTGAAGAGATCCTACATGCTATCGAGGAAAATCGTAAAGCCTCCGAATCGGATAGGGATACGGCTATCAGACTGAGGATGGACGCTGAAAAATTAAAAGAACGTATGGAAAAGGCAGAGCATAAGATCAGGGACCAAAGGGACAAGGTACTAAGAGAAGCGAAGCTTGAAGCCAAAGGCTTATTGAAAGCAGCCAAAGACGAAGCGGACACCTTGGTCAAAGAGATCAGATCCATGAAGTCGGCGACCAACATAGATAATAAGCGACTCGACGAAATCAGAAAAAATTTGAAGTCGAAGTCGGATCAGATGAACACAGGGCTGATGATCGGCGACCAGATGAACGGCGATGTGCCAGATTCCTTTAAGCTCGGTCAAAGCGTTATGGTCACGACGCTCGGTCAAAAGGGCGCCATTGTGGAGCTGCCGGATGACAAGAACATGGTCCAGGTGCAAGTGGGCATCATGCGCATGAGTGTGAAGGTAGACGATTTACGTACTATAGAGGAGCCAAAGGCTGCCATCAAAAAAAGCATCTATTCTCCTGCAAAAGGCAAGGCCAAGGGAGAACGTGCGATAAAAAGCACATCGATAAGAAATGAAGTGGACCTTAGAGGCCAAAACCTAGATGAGGCGATGATGGCGCTTGACAAGTATCTGGATAACGCGATGCTTTCGAGCCTCGAACAGGTGACAGTCATCCACGGTGTGGGAACTGGCGTCTTGAAGAAAGGCTTGACGGAGTTTATGCGAAAGCATCCTCATGTCAAGTCGCAAAGACCTGGCGCATACGGCGAAGGTGGAGCGGGTGTAACGATTGTGGAGCTGAAATAGGTCTGAATATGTTCATGTATTGTTCATAACTGCCTAGTAAACTCATTTTATGAGAGGTAAGAATGATGACAAAAAAGAATGTAGCTCCGTATATCATAGGAATCAATGTACTGGTATTTGTGATCATGTTTATCACAGATCCGTCAATCAGCTCAACGACACTGATTAATTTTGGTGCCAAGTTCAATTACCATATCGTCGAGGGACAGTGGTGGAGATTTGTAACTGCGATGTTCCTGCATCTGGATTTCATGCATATCCTGTTCAACATGGCCGCGCTCTTTATTTTAAGCAGGCCCCTTGAGCACTTGTTTGGCAAAGTGAAGTTCATCGCAATCTACATGCTGTCGGGCATTGGTGGTGTAGCACTTAGTTTCGCCTTTAACAAC
The Fusibacter sp. A1 DNA segment above includes these coding regions:
- the pheT gene encoding phenylalanine--tRNA ligase subunit beta — encoded protein: MLVPVKWLNEYVDISTIDIKLLEDRLVMTGSNTEGVADLKANASSVVVGHITSIVQHPNADKLVVCQVDIGADAPIQIVTGAKNMVTGDYVPVALHGAVLADGLVIKKGKLRGEASEGMFCSLQELGFDDKVIPKEFADGLLILDKPYPLGQGIFEAIGLDDHVIEFEITPNRPDCLSMIGMAREAAASFGLGFKAPDTTIKSEVENIKDYAKISVLAADKCPRYACRVVKDVTVASSPQWLQSKLIKAGMRPINNIVDITNYVLLEYGQPIHAFDLDNLSGREIIVRNANDGEVLTTLDDQERKLDESMLVIADGEKAVAIAGVMGGGNSEVSPETKTLLIEVANFNKSSIRETSKKIGLRTEASARFEKGVSPELVIDALNRVCNLIELLGAGQIVGGILDEYPVKQVIKPVVVRPARINKVLGTDLTALEIIEILETLGCGIETNSGSNMNIIGSSFNEISVKPPYYRMDLVSEIDFVEEVGRIFGYDKINSTLPNDHAIGQLTQRQSAEQKVRSALTGAGLSEICTYSFISPKTLDLLNIDSDSEIRKTVMIRNPLGEEFSMMRPTLMANMLQVMSRNIKRQADEVKLYEVGNVFLPKEYPVTGEPIEKRKVIVGVAGEHEDFFTLKGAVETLLSRIKVSGVTYSTEKNESTFHPGRCANILLNNEVIGIMGEVHPAVQDAYEVSKRLYLAEFDFDAVVAASESDKLFTALPKFPTATRDIAITISKEVLNQEVLDVILKHGGDLLESVKLFDVYEGEQIEAGKKSMAYALSFRAADRTLVEEDITGSFEKIRIALEETLKAEIR
- a CDS encoding cell division protein ZapA; amino-acid sequence: MSSKNRVEVKILGQEYKLVSDDSREYMQSLANYVDDRMLEIAESNKKLSTAMTAVLTALNIGDDYFKLKMENDTLKKRMTNPMFDMDNTKQKLVNFNTELEKRNKEYEVMIAKVEELLESSSVYEEELEALKEKLNILSYELDTKEKRIIESDYTIKNLESQIIDIKRGKRDSITITDED
- a CDS encoding U32 family peptidase, with product MHELLAPVGNFEMLMAAIDGGADAVFLSGPQYGARAKQANFSEEDLIKAIEIAHDYDVSVMVTLNTLIKEHEFEACKTYIGWLYEIGVDALIVQDLGVINYARTAFKDMELHGSTQMAVYDINGVKAAKALGLSRVVVARETPLSVVKEMLGVEGIELEVFVHGALCYGYSGQCLLSSVQGGRSGNRGQCAQPCRLKYSLDGSNPNYAMSMKDLSTIDGIDALKALDIACFKIEGRLRHPDYVYHTVKAYRSAIDGVGDELLDTLKDKMFKAFNRDYTGGHLLNDSKKLNFDLGTNKGEYIGKTLESRSKFKLKIKLENAIYKGDGLKIIIDDHSKGIEVFNIYTKEGVKTSAEEGEYVEIDFNGKVGKGCVVFRTRSAKLTEDRLEAGAKKMPLALRLTVDNDLNMTLHASAYHESVSVTSPEKAQIANNRPADKESLRQNLEKLGGTPFKLVDFEFESEHELFIPKSVVNELRRLAIDELLRIHRMRYLRVLGENVPQETIVPSFNEKVHCYVSSQEQIDSLQGILQVDLFSYDPALVTANDGVVSQAIRPFSNMISKLVNERAISVSNIGHKEVCSNAKIYDFHSTVMNGYAFYQLSKLGIEDITWSVELTADEVIRSIKKYGGRAFAYGKVPVMYTRTCPMKEKGQDCKTCEEHFTLRQKNHGTLHVTCANRVLQYLTEQPLVRNELWMEHAIPVSVFFTDETEVQIEQIIHAILNHEPLTLDKLNAYEQPIK
- a CDS encoding endonuclease MutS2, producing the protein MNEKSLRVLEYAKIKNMVREYCVSNHAKKTVDELMPSTEVEDVVNWQAETTEASRVLLKSSNIHMGRIGELEEYLKIASIGSTLFNRSLLEIGDTLRTARLLKKYIERQPDETLDIPVLLGYSGQMYEFKTIEEAIERCIISDTEMSDNASAKLRQIRKSIDSKHAQIRSRLDKIVSSDSMQKYLQDALVTIRQDRFVIPVKSEHKSHIKGLVHDQSASGATFYIEPMEIVELNNQLRELGIDEQREIERILLELTGMVAEHVDAIRSTYEALVHLDFVFAKAKLSVKMRAVEPVLSETPYIRIKNGKHPLIPSDEVVPTNFYLGDSFESLLITGPNTGGKTVTIKTVGLFSLMYQSGLHVPADHGTTMPILSAVYADIGDEQSIEQSLSTFSSHMTNIVDILDHVSPNCLVLFDELGAGTDPTEGAALAMAILKYVKACGALSVATTHYSELKQFALTNEGFENASVEFDVETLSPTYRLLIGVPGKSNAFEISRKLGLNHHIIESAGHFIDNDSIEFEEILHAIEENRKASESDRDTAIRLRMDAEKLKERMEKAEHKIRDQRDKVLREAKLEAKGLLKAAKDEADTLVKEIRSMKSATNIDNKRLDEIRKNLKSKSDQMNTGLMIGDQMNGDVPDSFKLGQSVMVTTLGQKGAIVELPDDKNMVQVQVGIMRMSVKVDDLRTIEEPKAAIKKSIYSPAKGKAKGERAIKSTSIRNEVDLRGQNLDEAMMALDKYLDNAMLSSLEQVTVIHGVGTGVLKKGLTEFMRKHPHVKSQRPGAYGEGGAGVTIVELK